A single genomic interval of Demequina sp. NBRC 110054 harbors:
- a CDS encoding carbonic anhydrase, protein MGITDELLENNKAYAADYAPDRPLAPKRQLAVVSCMDSRLDIFALLGLEIGDAHIMRNAGGVVTDDMIRSLTISQRKLGTREIILIHHTDCGALTFTDDELRNQLLQETGLKPSWTPESFVDLDADLRQSMERIRRSPFLVDTTQVRGFVFDVHTGQLREVL, encoded by the coding sequence ATGGGAATCACCGACGAGCTGCTGGAAAACAACAAGGCCTACGCCGCGGACTACGCGCCGGACCGGCCGCTCGCGCCGAAGCGTCAGCTCGCCGTCGTGTCCTGCATGGACTCGCGCCTCGACATCTTCGCGCTGCTGGGGCTCGAGATCGGTGACGCGCACATCATGCGTAACGCCGGCGGCGTCGTCACCGACGACATGATCCGCTCGCTCACGATCTCGCAGCGCAAGCTCGGCACGCGCGAGATCATCCTCATCCACCACACCGACTGCGGCGCGCTCACGTTCACGGACGACGAGCTGCGCAACCAGCTGCTCCAGGAGACCGGCCTCAAGCCGAGCTGGACCCCCGAGAGCTTCGTGGACCTCGACGCCGACCTCCGCCAGTCGATGGAGCGCATCCGCCGCAGCCCCTTCCTGGTCGACACCACGCAGGTGCGCGGCTTCGTCTTCGACGTGCACACGGGCCAGCTGCGCGAGGTCCTGTAG